Genomic window (Aurantimicrobium sp. INA4):
AGGGATGGCCTTGTTCTTCAAGAAAGCAATGCTGTTCTCGCGCTTTCTGACGTGTTGCCCAGGCGCTGGAATGTGCTTGCCACGATGGCAAGAATCATTCCTCGGCCCTGGCGTGATGCGCTGTATCGGTACGTTGCACGGCACCGAATTAAGTGGTTCGGCCGTAAGGAGATGTGCGCACTCGAGTCACCAATAGCCAGAGTTACCTATGGCCCACGGGGGAAGCTCACACGACCCCCAGGCCGGGATTAGTTCAGGCGATCTACCAGCTGTGAAGCCAAGCCAACGTATCCGGCAGGAGTGAGTTCCAACAGACGAGCCTTCGCTTCGTCACCAATCTCGAGTTCGGAAACAAAAGCAATCAGGTCGTCACGACCAATGCGCTTGCCGCGAGTGAGTTCCTTGAGCAAAGCGTAAGGGTCAGAGATGGTCGAGCGTCCTGCGGCAACTTCTGCACGAATCACTGTCTGGATAGCTTCGCCCAGGATTTCCCAGTTGGTGTCCAAATCGTAAGCAAGGGCATCTGAATCGAGGTCGATTTCGCTCAGTCCACGACGGATGTTATCCAGAGCCAACAGGGAGTGACCAAAACCCACACCCACGTTGCGCTGGGTGGTGGAGTCGGTGAGGTCACGCTGCAGACGGCTGGTCACCAAGGTGGCAGAGAGGGAATCCAAGATTGCGCAGGAGAGCTCGAGGTTTGCCTCAGCGTTCTCGAAACGAATCGGGTTGATCTTGTGAGGCATGGTTGAGGAACCAGTAGCGCCTGCCTGAGGAATCTGGCGGAAGTAGCCCATCGAGATGTAGGTCCAGATGTCTGTGGCCAGGTTGTGTACAACGCGGTTCGCGTGAGAAATCTTGGTGTACAGCTCAGCTTGCCAGTCGTGAGATTCAATCTGAGTAGTCAGCGGGTTCCAGGTCAGACCCAATCCAGTGACGAACTCTTCAGAGATCTGTGGCCAGTTTGCTGCAGGGTCTGCTGCAAGGTGAGCGGAGAAAGTTCCGGTTGCGCCAGAGAACTTACCCAAGTATTCAGAGTGCTCAATCTGCTTCTGAATACGCTCAAGACGGTACACAAACACCGCAAGTTCTTTACCCATGGTGGTGGGGGTTGCAGGCTGACCGTGGGTCTTCGCCAACATCGCTTCGTCGCGGTAGTCTACGGAGAGTTCCCGCAAGCGCGCGATGACGGAGCTCAGCGCTGGCAGCCAAATGTTCTTGGTGGCGTCCCGCACGATGAGGGCGTAAGAGAGGTTGTTGATGTCTTCACTCGTGCAGGCAAAGTGGGTCAGTTCAGCAATGTGATCTAAGCCAAGCTCGGAGAGCTTCGCACGAACCAAATATTCAACAGCTTTAACATCGTGACGGGTTGTGGCTTCGAGGCGAGCAAGCTCATCAATCTCTGCCTGTCCAAAGTTAGTCACGAGTGCACGCAGAGCGGCGATGTTTGCTTCGCTCAAGGGGCTCGTGCCAAACATGCTGTGGTTGGTGAGGTAAATCAACCATTCCACTTCCACCGTCACACGTGCACGGTTGAGCCCTGCCTCAGAGAGGTATTCACCCAATGGGGAAACAACTGCGTGGTATCGACCATCGAGCGGGCTAAGAACCTGAGGAGGAAGCGTCATACCTCTATTCTCCCAAACATTTAGGGCATCCCTTCACAGGCAGAGCGGGGCAATCCTTTCCACAGAAACACCTTGAGACAGTTGTGTCACGGCAATACTCCAGCACAGTAGCCCTGTGCCCGACGACTTCATACCGCTCACCCTGCCACCCCAGACACGCATGATCTGGCATGACCTCGTAGCCACCATTGACGCCAGTATTCACACCCTCCACAACGGTATTCCCGACCCACTGTGGTGGGGTAGCGCCAGAGCCGCCTATGACGCTCAGGTTGAGGACATCATTTCTGAGTTACGTCAGGCCAAGAGGGAGATCCTTACCGCACTGGAGCATCCAGGATGATGCGAACTTTCACCAGCACTGCAGTAGACACCGTCATCCTCGATGATCTCTCCGCCAGATTGCATGCCCGGGCAGTAGAACTCGAGCATGCCCTTTCCCGGGCACTTCACTCCTCCTTCACATCAGCATCATTGCGACACTGTTTTCTTCGAACTGCTCAGTGCGCTCACCGAGTAAAAGATCTCGCAGCGAAAGCTGGTGAGGGGTCCCGGCAGTATGCCCAACGGGAGTTATATCTTCGCGGCGTCACGGAAGAAATCAGTTCCACGCTGTTGTGGAACCTTGGCCGAGTAATGCCGGCTCTGGTGGCTGCCTATGGCCCCGCCATTATTGGTGGCGTGGCCATCGTGCTGGGATTGGCTGCAGCACGACGCATTGCACCTGGAAGTGCCTATGACGCATTTCTGACGCAGTTTGAGAAAAGATTGCCAGATTCAGGACAGGTTTTCAGTAGCCCTCTTCTCGTCACGGCAACGGCACATCTCGTCTCGGGTACCGATGATTTCGTGGCAGGGGTTGTAGGGCTGCCCAAACCATCACGGGATGGGGTTTTCTCCGGAGAAGATGCGATTGCTACCGGAGTGATTGCGGGTTTAGGTCTAGTTGGTGCACGCACCTTGCAAGAGACTCCCGTTCGAGTTCGTGAAGTGTCACAATTCACAGCACCAGCCCCGCAGGGATATCAGGACGTGATTTCACGAATACCTCGTGCCGAGGACGGCGCCGAACAAATCCGCATCGAACGATATGACAGCGGCTATGTGGTGTATCTCGGTGGAACCATCGATGCTGGTGTTGAACCCGGTGCTGAACCGTGGGACATGACCAGCAATATGCATTCAATTGCGGAGCTGGATTCGGGAAGTTATCGTGCAGCTGTGATGGCCATGAAGGAAGCTGGCATCTCAGCCAGCGACAATGTCATTCTTGTCGGCCACTCTCAGGGCGGATTGATTGCAGCACAGCTGGCAGCCTCAGGGGAGTATCGAGTCAGTGATGTGGTGACGGTGGGAGCACCACTGCACCATATTGAGATTCCGGAAGACGTTCATGTTTTGTCAGTCGAACATAGTGAAGACGTCATTCCATCCCTCAGTGGCGTTGCTGCACCGGTGGCAGTGGCCACACATCTCACTGTGAAGCGTTCGCTCTATTCAGGTACGAGTGCACCCAGGGATCAAGTGCTACCTGCACATAACCTTTCCCGCTACATCGAGACAGGTGCGGTCATGGACCGAAGCACCGACAACAAACTAGTTACACAACAGCACCGGCTATCCCAGCACATGCGTGGAACAGCAACGGTCACCACATTTCGTGGTGACCGTGTGCAATGAAAGTAATTAAGCCCCAGCTGCTGGCCGCAGAATCAATCCAAGAAGCCAACTGATAATGGAGAGCACCAAGGCTGCCCAGAAGCCAGCCCAGAAGCCAGCAACCTCGAGGCCGTAACCAAATCCGAAGACCTGAGTCAACCAA
Coding sequences:
- a CDS encoding alpha/beta fold hydrolase — encoded protein: MMRTFTSTAVDTVILDDLSARLHARAVELEHALSRALHSSFTSASLRHCFLRTAQCAHRVKDLAAKAGEGSRQYAQRELYLRGVTEEISSTLLWNLGRVMPALVAAYGPAIIGGVAIVLGLAAARRIAPGSAYDAFLTQFEKRLPDSGQVFSSPLLVTATAHLVSGTDDFVAGVVGLPKPSRDGVFSGEDAIATGVIAGLGLVGARTLQETPVRVREVSQFTAPAPQGYQDVISRIPRAEDGAEQIRIERYDSGYVVYLGGTIDAGVEPGAEPWDMTSNMHSIAELDSGSYRAAVMAMKEAGISASDNVILVGHSQGGLIAAQLAASGEYRVSDVVTVGAPLHHIEIPEDVHVLSVEHSEDVIPSLSGVAAPVAVATHLTVKRSLYSGTSAPRDQVLPAHNLSRYIETGAVMDRSTDNKLVTQQHRLSQHMRGTATVTTFRGDRVQ
- a CDS encoding DCC1-like thiol-disulfide oxidoreductase family protein, coding for MIVLIDGDCALCVGLIEWLGKRIPEDKLTAENICIVPGESDWGAELLQAAAITDFDSVVVIRDGLVLQESNAVLALSDVLPRRWNVLATMARIIPRPWRDALYRYVARHRIKWFGRKEMCALESPIARVTYGPRGKLTRPPGRD
- the purB gene encoding adenylosuccinate lyase, with product MTLPPQVLSPLDGRYHAVVSPLGEYLSEAGLNRARVTVEVEWLIYLTNHSMFGTSPLSEANIAALRALVTNFGQAEIDELARLEATTRHDVKAVEYLVRAKLSELGLDHIAELTHFACTSEDINNLSYALIVRDATKNIWLPALSSVIARLRELSVDYRDEAMLAKTHGQPATPTTMGKELAVFVYRLERIQKQIEHSEYLGKFSGATGTFSAHLAADPAANWPQISEEFVTGLGLTWNPLTTQIESHDWQAELYTKISHANRVVHNLATDIWTYISMGYFRQIPQAGATGSSTMPHKINPIRFENAEANLELSCAILDSLSATLVTSRLQRDLTDSTTQRNVGVGFGHSLLALDNIRRGLSEIDLDSDALAYDLDTNWEILGEAIQTVIRAEVAAGRSTISDPYALLKELTRGKRIGRDDLIAFVSELEIGDEAKARLLELTPAGYVGLASQLVDRLN